A DNA window from Chiloscyllium plagiosum isolate BGI_BamShark_2017 chromosome 9, ASM401019v2, whole genome shotgun sequence contains the following coding sequences:
- the foxa2 gene encoding forkhead box protein A2 — protein sequence MHPTSSMLGAVKMEGHEHADWSSYYAESEGYPTVSNMNGGIGMNGMNTYMTMSAMGTSANMTAGSMNMSYVGTGMSPAMTGMSPGAGAMNGMGSGMSGMGSALSPSMSPMSAQATSMNALTSYTNMGMSPLYGQSNLNRSRDPKTYRRSYTHAKPPYSYISLITMAIQQSSSKMLTLSEIYQWIMDLFPFYRQNQQRWQNSIRHSLSFNDCFLKVPRSPDKPGKGSFWTLHPDSGNMFENGCYLRRQKRFKCEKKQALKNSQQDAGRKSAEGCSAGNGTDSSPGNESPQSGSSPGGGGGGGGGGGGGGSESKRALADLKSRSSTLSPEHGNGSVSQAPPPHLMHQHHSVLSHLPSPGQDHLKPEHHYSFNHPFSINNLMSSEQQHHKMDLKAYEQVMHYSNYSSPMSANLPMSSKGVLDPPSIANDTSYYQGVYARPIMNSS from the exons aTGCACCCTACCTCCAGTATGCTCGGCGCAGTGAAAATGGAAGGACATGAGCATGCAGATTGGAGCTCCTATTATGCAGAGTCCGAG GGGTACCCCACGGTGAGCAATATGAACGGGGGAATTGGAATGAACGGCATGAACACGTACATGACCATGTCCGCCATGGGCACCAGCGCCAATATGACAGCGGGCTCCATGAACATGTCCTACGTTGGCACGGGCATGAGCCCAGCTATGACCGGCATGTCCCCGGGCGCGGGGGCGATGAATGGCATGGGGAGCGGTATGTCGGGGATGGGCAGCGCCTTGAGCCCCAGCATGAGTCCGATGAGCGCTCAGGCGACGTCCATGAACGCCCTGACCTCCTACACCAACATGGGCATGAGCCCGCTCTACGGCCAGTCCAACCTGAACCGATCCAGAGACCCCAAGACCTACCGCCGCAGTTACACCCACGCCAAGCCTCCTTACTCCTACATCTCCCTCATCACCATGGCCATCCAGCAGTCCTCCAGCAAGATGCTGACCCTGAGTGAGATCTACCAATGGATCATGGACCTGTTCCCTTTCTACCGTCAGAACCAGCAACGTTGGCAGAACTCTATCCGCCACTCGCTCTCCTTCAATGACTGCTTCCTGAAAGTGCCCAGGTCCCCGGACAAACCGGGGAAGGGCTCCTTTTGGACCCTGCACCCGGACTCGGGCAACATGTTCGAGAACGGCTGCTACCTGAGGCGCCAGAAGCGCTTCAAGTGCGAGAAGAAGCAGGCGCTCAAGAATTCGCAGCAGGACGCCGGTCGCAAGTCTGCCGAGGGCTGCTCGGCCGGGAACGGTACCGACTCCAGCCCGGGGAATGAGTCCCCCCAGTCCGGCAGCTCTCCcggaggaggtggaggtggtggaggcggtGGTGGGGGAGGAGGAAGCGAGTCGAAGCGAGCGCTGGCCGACCTCAAGTCCCGCAGCTCCACCCTGAGCCCGGAGCACGGGAACGGATCGGTCAGCCAGGCGCCCCCGCCTCACCTGATGCACCAGCACCACTCGGTGCTGTCCCACCTCCCATCACCAGGCCAGGATCATCTGAAACCCGAGCACCACTACTCGTTCAACCACCCGTTCTCAATCAACAACTTGATGTCTTCCGAGCAGCAACATCACAAAATGGACTTGAAGGCCTACGAACAAGTGATGCATTACTCTAACTATAGCTCCCCCATGTCCGCCAACCTCCCCATGAGCTCTAAAGGCGTCTTAGATCCACCGTCCATCGCCAACGACACGTCTTATTACCAAGGTGTGTATGCCAGACCAATCATGAACTCATCTTAA